A region of Aquarana catesbeiana isolate 2022-GZ linkage group LG08, ASM4218655v1, whole genome shotgun sequence DNA encodes the following proteins:
- the LOC141105194 gene encoding C3a anaphylatoxin chemotactic receptor-like encodes MSNFSDATEPGSFYSHKHVFTILVLSFTTLVGVPGNALVLWVTGVKMERTVTTILFGNLALADIICCLCLPFSVVQFFYAEWLYGPALCKILHFTVILNMFASVFTLVAISVDRWILVVQPVWARNHRRVRTAWMICLAIWVFSTAMSLPVAIYCKTDTFYNMTICFSEYPNTFAVTFTHLTFGFLIPLITISTCYISLAIKAYNITFLDVGRKTIKVALGIVVAFFITWAPYHIMGVVLLYITNDVVDILDLLSQSLAFFNSCINPILYVFIGKDMKKRVRQSVRGLMENVFHEDLSTLSILTCGRRQIEDGRPLEEL; translated from the coding sequence ATGTCAAATTTCAGCGATGCAACAGAACCAGGCAGCTTTTACAGCCACAAGCATGTGTTCACCATCCTGGTTTTATCTTTCACCACCCTCGTGGGTGTCCCCGGCAATGCTCTGGTGCTTTGGGTTACCGGAGTGAAGATGGAGCGGACCGTGACCACCATTTTGTTTGGGAACCTTGCTCTGGCCGATATCATCTGCTGCTTGTGTCTCCCATTCAGCGTAGTGCAGTTCTTCTACGCAGAATGGCTGTATGGCCCTGCTCTCTGCAAGATTTTACATTTCACCGTTATCCTTAACATGTTTGCCAGTGTCTTCACCCTGGTGGCTATCAGCGTTGACCGATGGATTCTGGTTGTCCAACCGGTGTGGGCCCGAAATCACAGAAGAGTACGCACGGCGTGGATGATATGCTTGGCTATTTGGGTGTTTTCTACTGCGATGAGTCTGCCTGTCGCCATCTACTGTAAAACTGACACTTTCTACAACATGACCATTTGCTTTTCAGAATATCCCAACACATTTGCCGTCACTTTTACACATCTAACCTTTGGATTTCTGATTCCTCTTATAACCATTTCTACCTGTTACATCTCTCTGGCTATTAAAGCATACAACATCACATTTTTAGATGTAGGTAGAAAAACCATCAAGGTGGCGTTAGGAATTGTAGTTGCATTTTTCATCACCTGGGCCCCCTACCACATCATGGGTGTTGTCTTGCTATACATTACAAATGATGTAGTTGACATCCTGGACCTTCTCTCTCAGTCTCTGGCATTTTTCAACAGCTGTATCAACCCGATACTCTACGTCTTCATTGGGAAAGATATGAAGAAAAGGGTGAGACAGTCTGTCCGTGGGCTCATGGAAAATGTGTTTCATGAAGACTTGTCAACCTTGAGTATCTTGACTTGCGGCAGGAGGCAGATCGAAGATGGCAGACCTCTAGAGGAGCTTTAA
- the LOC141105195 gene encoding C3a anaphylatoxin chemotactic receptor-like, with product MSNFSDATEPGSFYSHKHVFTVLVLSFTTLVGVPGNALVLWVTGVKMERTVTTILFGNLALADIICCLCLPFSVVQFFYPEWLYGPALCKILHFTVILNMFASVFTLVAISVDRWILVVQPVWARNHRRVRTAWMICLAIWVFSSAMSLPVAIYHKTDTFYNKTICFSEYPNKFAVTFTHLTFGFLIPLITISTCYISLAIKAYNITFLDVGRKTIKVALGIVVAFFITWAPYHIMGVVYLFINNDVVDILDLLSQSLAFFNSCINPILYVFIGKDMKKRVRQSVRGLMENVFHEDLSTLSILTCGRRQIEDGRPLEEL from the coding sequence ATGTCAAATTTCAGCGATGCAACAGAACCAGGCAGCTTTTACAGCCACAAGCATGTGTTCACCGTCCTGGTTTTATCTTTCACCACCCTCGTGGGTGTCCCCGGCAATGCTCTGGTGCTTTGGGTTACCGGAGTGAAGATGGAGCGGACCGTGACCACCATTTTGTTTGGGAACCTTGCTCTGGCCGATATCATCTGCTGCTTGTGTCTCCCATTCAGCGTAGTGCAGTTCTTCTACCCAGAATGGCTGTATGGCCCTGCTCTCTGCAAGATTTTACATTTCACCGTTATCCTTAACATGTTTGCCAGTGTCTTCACCCTGGTGGCTATCAGCGTTGACCGATGGATTCTGGTTGTCCAACCGGTGTGGGCCCGAAATCACAGAAGAGTACGCACGGCGTGGATGATATGCTTGGCTATTTGGGTGTTTTCTTCTGCGATGAGTCTGCCTGTCGCCATCTACCATAAAACTGACACTTTCTACAACAAGACCATTTGCTTTTCAGAATATCCCAACAAATTTGCCGTCACTTTTACACATCTAACCTTTGGATTTCTGATTCCTCTTATAACCATTTCTACCTGTTACATCTCTCTGGCTATTAAAGCATACAACATCACATTTTTAGATGTAGGTAGAAAAACCATCAAGGTGGCGCTAGGAATTGTAGTTGCATTTTTCATCACCTGGGCCCCCTACCACATCATGGGTGTTGTCTATCTATTCATTAACAATGATGTAGTTGACATCCTGGACCTTCTCTCTCAGTCTCTGGCATTTTTCAACAGCTGTATCAACCCCATACTCTACGTCTTCATTGGGAAAGATATGAAGAAAAGGGTGAGACAGTCTGTCCGTGGGCTCATGGAAAATGTGTTTCATGAAGACTTGTCAACCTTGAGTATCTTGACTTGCGGCAGGAGGCAGATCGAAGATGGCAGACCTCTAGAGGAGCTTTAA